The region GTCATCTCGCCGGTGGCCTCGCTGAAGTCGCCGGAGAGGATCCGGAACGACTTGATTGCCTCGGCGCGGGAGACCAGCTGGTTGGCGGAGTCGACGGCGCTCTGCACCTCGGCCCGCAGGATCGGGTCCTCGGCCAGTTCGGCGACCGGAGTGCCGGCCGGATGCCCGTGACCGGCCAGCCAGTTCGGCCAGGCCTCCTCGTCGATGGTGATCAGCGCGGCGATGAACGGCTTCCGGTCACCGACCACCACGCACTGGCTGATCAGCGGGTGCGCGCGGACCGGATCCTCCAGCACCGCCGGGGCCACGTTCTTGCCGCCCGCGGTAACGATGATCTCCTTCTTTCGGCCGGTGATGGACAGGTAGCCGTCCCCGTCGAGTTCACCGAGGTCACCGCTGTGGAACCAGCCGTCGTCGGTCAGCGCCGAGGCGGTGGCCTCGGGGTTGCGCCAGTAGCCCTGGAACACCAGGTCACCCTTGATCAGGATCTCGCCGTCGTCGGCGATACGGACGGTCACCCCGGGCAGGGGCCGGCCGACCGTACCGATCCGGGTGTGGGTGGGCAGGTTGGCGGCGGCGGCCGGCGAGGTCTCGGTCAGCCCGTAGCCCTCCACCACGGGCACCCCGATGCCCCGGAAGAAGTGGCCCAGCCGGGCGCCCAGCGGTGCGCCGCCGGAGATCGCGTCCCGGCACCGGCCGCCGAGCGCGTCCCGCAGCTTGCGGTAGACCAGCCGGTCGAACAGCGCGTGCTGGAGGCGCAGCCACAGGCCCGGCCCGGACGGGGTGTCCAGCGCCTCGCTGTAGGCGACGGCCACCTGCTCGGCCCGGTCGAAGATCTTGCCCTTGCCCTCGGCCTGGGCCTTCTGACGGGCCCCGTTGTAGACCTTCTCGAAGACCCGAGGGACCGAGAGGATGAAGGTGGGGCGGAACCGCTGGAGTTCGGGGACCAGGTTCTTGACGTCGGCGCTGTGCGCCATCGTCGACCGGGTGTGTACGACACCGATCTGGATCAGCCGGGCGAACGAGTGGGCCAGGGGCAGGAACAGCAGGGTCGAGGCGCCCGGGTTGAACAGGTTGGGCAGCACCGGTACGGCGTTGGCGATGTCCGCGTACATGTTGCGGTGGGTCAGCACGCAGCCCTTGGGCCGACCGGTGGTGCCGCTGGTGTAGATGATCGTGGCGGGGTCGGAGGACCGAAGGTTCGTGCGCCGTTCGTCGATCTGGGCCGGGTCGACCGAGCTGCCCTGCTCGATGAGCCTGACCAGGTCGCCCGCATCGATCTGCCACACCTGGCCGAGGTCGGGCAGGCGGTCCCGGATCTCTGCCACGCACTGGGCGTGGCCGTCGGTCTCCACCAGGCACGCCACCGCGCCCGAGTCGGAGAGGATCCAGGCCACCTGTTCGTCGCTGGAGGTCTCGTAGATCGGCACGGTCACCGCGCCGGCCGCCCAGATCGCATAGTCGAACAGGGTCCACTCGTAACGCGTCTTGCTCATCAGCCCGACCCGCGCGCCCGGTGCGATGCCGGCCGCGACCAGCCCCCGGGCGACCGCGGCGACCTCGTCGCGGAACTGGCGGCAGGTGACGTCCACCCAGCCGTCAGTCCCCTCCGATGCCCGCCGGACGAACTGCACCGCGTCCGGTGCCGTCTCGGCGTTGTCCCAGACCGGATCGGTCAGGTTGGCCGCTTCACCGATGGTGACGACCGGTGGCACGGAGAACTCACGCACCTGCACTCCTCGCGCTCGTACTGGGCCGGTCTGCCGTCCTGGGTGACGGGGCCCGCCGTCGGCCGGTGGGGCTTGCGCCGCCGTCGACGACAGGTCCGGCACTGCCGAACCTACCCGCCCACCCGCGCGGGCTGTTCAGGCAGGTTGCCTGGTAGGCGGCGGGAACCGGCGAGTCGGGACGATCCGGCCGGCTGGACCGGCCGGATCACCGGGTAGCCTGCCCCACATGACGGACTTCTCCACCCAGTCGATCGTCATCGCCGCACCTCCCGAACGGGTCGCGGCGGTGATTTGCGACTTCGCGCGCTACCCGGAGTGGACCGAGGCCGTCAAGAGCGTCGAGGTGGTGCAGGAGTACGAGGACGGCTACGCCAGTCAGGTCCGGTTCGTGCTCGACGCCGGCGTCCTGACCGACGAGTACACGCTGGCCTACGAGTACGCCGAGGACATCTCGCGGATCCAGTGGCACCTGGCGGCTCCCTCGAAGATGCAGAAGGCCCAGGACGGGTCGTACGACATCGAGGACAACGGTGACGGCACGTCGACGGTGACCTACACCCTGGCGGTCGATCTCTCGGTCGGCATGCTCGGGATGTTCCGACGCAAGGCCGAGAAGATGATCATGGATGCCGCGTTGAAGCAGCTCAAGCAGCGGGTGGAGACATCCGCTACGGCGCAGTGAGCCGCTCGTGACGAGCACCGCCCGGGCAGAGGAGCCGAACATGGGAGGAATCGACCCGGGTACGGCCCGGGAGGAGGCCGAGCGCCTGGTCACCACGGCCCTGGCTGCCGTCCGGCTGGCCGCCGCCGGGACCGCCGGTGGTGGCAGCGAGTCCGGCCCGTCCGGTCCGTTGGGCTCACTCGGCTCGTTCGGCGACATGATCTCGGGCGTACTGGGGCCTCCCCCTGCCGGACCCCCGGCGGCGGGTGCCGGTGCCTCGGCTGGCCCCGAGCCCTCGGTGGAGGGCGACGCTTCAGAGACCGCGAGGGCGGGTGCCGTGCCGGGTGGCGGGCACTTCGCGACCGGTACGGCGGAGTGCTGCGTCTGTCCGATCTGTCGGGCGATCGTGGCGCTGCGCGACCCGAGCCCGGAGTTCAGCGAGCGGCTCGCCACCGGAGCCGGTGACTTCGCCGCCGGAGTGGCCAGCCTGCTGCGTGCCTTCTCCACCGTCACCACGACGGCTTCCGCGAGCCCGACGGCTTCCGATGCTGGACCGGAAGCCGCAGCCGGAGAGCCGGTCCGGGCAGCCGGACCGCAGCACCCGAGCGGACCGGACACTCCGGCCGGAACGGGTGCACCCTGCCAGACACCGGCTGCCGGTGGCGAGCCAGGGGGGGACCAGATGTGGCGCGAGGCGACCCGTACCGGGCATGATTCGTGGGCGGCGCCCGAGCCGGACGTCTGGGCCGCCGCGACGCGTAGGGACGGGGCGGAACCTTTGGGCGGCTCCGGCGCACCCACCGACGCGGCCGCAACCCCCGACGCTGCGGGTACGGCCGACGTCACCGGGACCGCCGATGTCGCCGGCCCCACAGCCCGGACGCGAATCCGGTCCGCCGGGACCAGCGCGACGGCCCACGGGGCGGTCGATCGGCCGGTGGTGCCCGCCTCGCGGACGCCGACGTCCGGGACCGGTGCGGACGACCTGTCAGGCGACGACGCCTGACCACGGAGGAGTTGGACCCTCGACGGCCGATCAGCCGCCGGCGGGATGAACGTGCAGCATTGCAGAGGGGAGCGGCAGCGGTGACGCTGACCATCGGAGTCGACGTCGGTGGCACGAAGGTTGCCGGCGGAGTCGTCGACGACGCCGGTGTGGTGTTGGCACAGACCCGCCGGGAAACCCCCGCCGACGATGCGGCGAAGACCCGCGACGTCATTATCGAGGTGGTCACCGAACTTGCCGCCGGCCGCGAGATCGAGGCGGTGGGCATCGGGGCGGCCGGCTGGATCGACGCGACCCGTTCCACCGTACTGTTCGCGCCCAACCTGGCCTGGCGCGACGAGCCGCTACGCGATCACGTCCGGTCGGCGGTCGAGCTGCCGGTGATCGTGGAGAACGATGCCAACGTGGCCGCCTGGGCGGAGTTCCGTTACGGCGCGGCCCGGCACGCGGACGACTCGATGGTCATGTTCACCATCGGCACCGGCGTCGGAGGCGGCATCGTGCTCGGCGGTGAACTGGTACGCGGCTCCCACGGCGTCGCCGCCGAACTGGGGCACATGCTGGCGGTGCCGGACGGGCACCGGTGTGGGTGCGGCCGACTCGGCTGCATCGAGCAGTACGCCAGCGGCAGCGCCCTGGTCCGCTTCGCCCGCGCGGGTGCCCGACAGGAGCCGCGCCGGGCGTCCGGGCTGCTGGAGTTGGGCGGCGGCGACGTCGACGCGATCACCGGACCGATGGTGACCGCCGCCGCCAAGGCCGGTGACCAGGTCTCCATCGAGGCGTTCGCCCAGTTGGGCCGGTGGCTCGGCATCGGGCTGGCCGACCTGGCGCAGATCCTCGACCCGCAGGTGCTGGTCGTCGGCGGTGGTGTGGTCGACGCCGGTGATCTCCTGCTCGGGCCCACCACACGATCCTTCATGGACTCCCTGGCGCAGCGGGGACGAATTCCGGTGGCCGAGGTGCGACCCGCCGAACTGGGTAACAGTGCGGGTGTGATCGGCGCGGCCGACCTGGCCCGCCGACGGTAGCCCCGGGACGAGTGAGGTAGGACGTGGTACACGCACAACCGGTCGACCAGGAGCCCGAGGCGGTCCGCCTGCGGGTGCTGTCGTACAACGTGCACGGTCAGCGGGACGACACGGCGGCGCTGGCGGCGGCGGTGCGCAGTGTCGAGCCGGACGTGGTGATCGTCCAGGAGGCACCACGTCGGTTCCGTTGGCGACAGCGGTGCGCCGCGCTTGCCGACCGGCTCGCGCTGGTGGTGGCCGGCGGTGGCCTCCCGTCCCTGGGCAACCTGCTGCTGACCAACCTGCGGGTCCAGGTCCTGCGCACCTGGTGCCGGCAGTTTCCGCTTACGCCGGGACGACACATGCGCGGTGCGGCGTTCGCCGAATGCGCGATCGGTTCGGCCCGGTTCGTTGTCGCCGGCTCGCACCTGTCCACCGACGCGACGGAGCGGCCAGGCCAGGCCACCCTGCTCAAGGCGGATCTGGCTGCGGTGCACCTGCCCCTGATCCTCGGCGCGGACCTCAACGAGAACTCCGGTGGTGCCGCCTGGCGTACGCTCGCCGACGGCTTGACGGACGCCGCCGTAGCCGCTGACCGGGCCGACCGATGCACGTACTCGTGTGCCAATCCGCGCGACCGGATCGACGCGCTGTTCGTGTCGTCGCAGTTCCGTGTCGTCGACTACGACGTGGTGGACACCGAGCAGACCCGGCGGGCCAGCGACCATTTCCCGGTCCTGGTCGACCTTCTGCTTCCGGTGACCCGCGCCTGAGGCCGCAGCTCGGCCTACGAACCGGCTAGCCCGGCCTAGGAACCGACCCGGTGCCGCTGGTCTGACGGCGGGGGTGCGGCTCGGCCGGGGGACACCTGGCGGATTCCCTCCAGCAGCCGGGTCAGCGCGGCGCTGGCATCGGCCAGGTCGGACGGATCGGTCGACTGGGCGAGCCAGAGTGCGGTTTCGTTCATCGCCCCGGAGAGCAGCCGGGTCAGCGGCCCGACCGGCTGCTCGCCCAGGGTTCCGTCCTGCATCAGTGCGGTGAGCGCCTCGGTGAGGTGCCGCGCCGAGTACGTCTCGTCCATCGCCCGCCACTCCTGCCAGCCGAGCACGGTCGGACCGTCCAGCAGCATGATCCGCTGCACCTCGGGGTCGGAGCCGGCGGTGAGGAACGCCTGACACCCGGCGAGTAGCTGGGACCAGGGGTCGCCTTCCGCGTCGGCGGCTGCGGCCACTCGGTCGGCGACGTCGCGTTGTACCTGTTCGACCACGGCCCGGAAGAGGCCGGTCTTGCTGCCGAAATGGTGGTAGAGCGCCCCCTTCGTCATCCCGGCGGCGCGGGCGACCTCGTTGAGGTTCACCGCGGCGAAGCCGTCCTGGGCGAACATCCGTCGCCCCTCGGCGATCAGAGCGGTCATGCTCTCCCGGCGTTGCTCGGCCTTGGTCCGCGATGTCGTACCCACTGTGCCTCCCGTTGACATACCCAGGGTACGCGTCTACCTTCTCGACAAGAAACATACTCTGGGTACGTAACTTGTGGAGGAGTCCAAGACATGACCCTGACCAGCTTCTATCCGGTCATCTGCGCCCGGCGGGTCGCCGAGTCCCGGGCCTTCTACACGGAGCACTTCGGGTTCGAGGTGACCTTCGAGGCCGACTGGTACGTCAGCCTCCGTCGACCCGAATCCCCGCATTACGAGTTGGCGCTGCTGGACCACACCCACGAGACGCTGCCGGCCGCCTACCGGCACCCGGTGCGGGGGCTGATCCTCAACTTCGAGGTGGCCGACGTCGACGCCGAGTACGAACGCCTGGTGGTCCAGGCCGGCCTGAAACTGGAACTCCCGTTGCGCAGTGAGGAGTTCGGGCAGCGCCACTTCATCGTCGCCGCCCCCGATGACGTGCTCATCGACGTCATCACCCCGATCCCACCGAGCGAGTCCTTCGCCTCCCAGTACGCCGCCCCCTGACGCCGCCAACCGATGCACGCAGGGCCCCTTCTTGTCGCTTCTTGCACTGGGAAGGGGCCCCTCCCAAGGCTCGGCGCAGGCCACCAGCATGGCTCGAACTTCACCCACTCGTCGTGCTTCGAGGTGCGGCGACGCGGTGACCGCGGAACGGGCGTTCAGCGGTGCGGACATCGGGTGCGGAGTCGTCGTGACAGATTGACATCCGGCAACTGGTGCTCCGCCGGGCTGGACAAAGGGCGACCCGAGTCGAGAGGATTCGGCGGCAGTTCGGCTTTCGTGCGGAAACAAGGAGAAACTTGGTGTCTACCTCCGCCGACCATGACCGCCCCGACTTCTCGTTCGGCGATAACGAATCCGGGAGCGCCGCCAGCCACCCGGGAGGCCGCTCGGTCTACGACCGAGGCGGTGCCGTCTGTGTCATCGGCGCCGGCGCCAGCGGGCTGACGGCCATCAAAAACCTCAAAGAGTACGGCTTCGACGTCGACTGCTACGAGCGGGAGACGGGCGTCGGAGGGGCGTGGAACTGGCGGCACGACCGGAGTCCGGTCTACGCCAGCACGCACCTGATCTCGTCGAAACCGTTCACGCAGTTCCCCGACTTTCTGATGCCGGACTCCTGGCCGGACTATCCGCACCACAGCCAGTTGCTGTCCTATCTGGACCGCTACGCCGACCATTTCGACCTGCGGCCACACATCTGGTTCGGCACGGAGGTGGTCCGGGTCGAACCGGTTGACGGACACCGCTGGGACGTCACTACCCGTAGCACCGGTGGCTACGGCACCGAACGTACCTCCCGATATGCGGCCGTGGTGGTCGCCAACGGACACAACTGGTCCCCGAAACTGCCGTCGTACGAGGGGCTGGACGAGTTTCGGGGCCAGGTCATGCACGCCTCGGCGTACAAGGAGGCGACCCAGCTTCGCGGTAAGCGGGTGCTGGTGGTGGGAGCCGGCAACACCGGCTGCGACATCGCGGTGGAGGCCGGACAGCAGGCCGCGAAGTGCTGGCACTCCAGCCGACGCGGCTACTGGTACGCACCGAAGTACGTGTTCGGTCGGCCGACCGACCAGGTGAACGACCGTGTGCTGGCAATGCGGCTACCACTGTGGCTGCGGCAGTGGCTCTTCCACCGGACCCTGCGACTGACCGTGGGTGATCTGACCCGGTTCGGCCTGCCCCGACCAGATCACAAGGTCTACGAGACGCATCCGATTGCCAACAGTCAACTCGTCTACTACATCGGGCACGGGGCGGTGACGCCGGTGCCGGAGATCATCCAGTTCCGGTCGTACAGCGTGAAACTCTCCGACGGGCAGGAGATCGAGCCGGACCTGGTGGTCTTCGCCACCGGTTACCTGCCCCGCTTCGAGTTCCTGGCCCCGGAGATCCTCGGGACGAATGCGGACGGCCGACCGGCGCTCTATCTCAACGCCTTTCCGCGCCGTCATCCGACGCTGGCCGTGGCGGGCCTGTTGCAACCGGACTCCGGGGTGTTTCCCCTGGTTCACTGGCAGACCGTGGCGATTGCCCGCTGGCTGCGGTTGCGAGAGACCGCACCTGAGCGGGCGACCTCCTTCGCGGCGCGGATCGACACCGACGCGGGCCGCCGCTTCAACCGGGCGAAGGTGAAGGACAGTAGCCGGCACTGGTTCGAGATCGGGCACGTCGACTACCTGCGTGCGTTGCAACGCACCCTCGACGAGTTGGAGACAGCACCATGAGCGCGAGGAGCGAACGAGCGCAGCGAGTGAGCCCCGCAGTCGCGAATGGAAGGCCAGCATCATGAGCGCGAGGAGTGAGCGAGCGCAGCGAGTGAGCCCCGCAGTCGCGAACGGAAGGCCAACATCATGAGCGCAAAGGGCGGACAGGTCCGCGTGATGCGGGTAAAGGACTGGACGCACCCGGTGCGGGCGGTACGCCGGGAGGTGCTGACCGCCACCCCTGAGGTCGACGAGGGTAAGCCGCCGGTGCTGTTCGTACCGGGGTTCGGCCATGGTGCCTGGGCGTTCACCGAGCACTGGCTGGAGCACACCGCGTCGCGGGGCTTCCCAGCGCACGCGATGAGCCTGCGCGGGCACGGCGGCAGCGGCCCCGCGCCGGAGGCGACGCTGCGGGCGTACACCCATGATGTGGCGCAGGTGGCGGCGAGCCTGCCCCGGCAGGCGGTGCTGGTGGGGCACGGTGCCGGTGCCCTGGTGGTGACCCACGCCCTGGCGCGCTACCCGGCCCGCGCCGGGGTGCTGGTCGCGCCGGTGTTCGGTGGCTGGGGGACGGCGGGCGTGGCGCTGCTGCGTAATCCGGTCGGTACCCTGCCGGCGATCTTCGGTGGTCGGCTGCGGTTGAGTCGTCGGCAGTTGTTCAGCCGGGAGTTGCCGGATGCGGCGGCCCGTGGCTACACCGGACGGCTGGGCCGGGCCGGGAAGCGGGCCCAGTGGCAGTTGCTGACGCACCGTGAGCCTGAGCCGGCGGTGGGGAACCCGCCGATGTTGGTGCTGGGCAGTCCCGACGATCGGGTGGTGTCGGCCGCTGCGTTGGGGCGGGCGGCCCGCCGCTACGGTGCCGCGCCGCTGCTCTTTCCCGGCATGGGCCATGACCTGATGCTCGACGCGCGGTGGCGGGAGCCGATCGACGCCATCCTGGACTGGCTCGACAAGGAACGCTGATGTCCCACCCCGCCTTGTGGTTAGGAGGGGCCCCTTCCAAGGCAAGCAGCGATGAGAAGGGGCCCTTCTAACCGCGCTAGCCGACGGTCAGCCGAGCGGCCACCGAGCCGGTCTGATCCAGCGTGGTCAGGTAGTCGCGTGCCCAGGCCCGAATGTCGTGCTGGCGCAGGTGGGCGCGCATCGCCCGCATCCGGTTCGTGCCGTCCGCAGGTTCCGCCCGCAACGCCTGGATCAGGGTCAGTTTGAGGCCGTCGAGGTCGTGCGGATTGACCAGGTACGCCTGGGACAGCTCCGCCGCCGCGCCGGCGAATTCGCTGAGTACGAGGATGCCGTCGTCGTCGACCCGGGCGGCCACGTACTCCTTGGCGACCAGGTTCATGCCGTCCCGTAACGGGGTGACCGCCATGACGTCGGCGACCCGGTAGAGGGCGGC is a window of Micromonospora polyrhachis DNA encoding:
- a CDS encoding AMP-dependent synthetase/ligase, which encodes MREFSVPPVVTIGEAANLTDPVWDNAETAPDAVQFVRRASEGTDGWVDVTCRQFRDEVAAVARGLVAAGIAPGARVGLMSKTRYEWTLFDYAIWAAGAVTVPIYETSSDEQVAWILSDSGAVACLVETDGHAQCVAEIRDRLPDLGQVWQIDAGDLVRLIEQGSSVDPAQIDERRTNLRSSDPATIIYTSGTTGRPKGCVLTHRNMYADIANAVPVLPNLFNPGASTLLFLPLAHSFARLIQIGVVHTRSTMAHSADVKNLVPELQRFRPTFILSVPRVFEKVYNGARQKAQAEGKGKIFDRAEQVAVAYSEALDTPSGPGLWLRLQHALFDRLVYRKLRDALGGRCRDAISGGAPLGARLGHFFRGIGVPVVEGYGLTETSPAAAANLPTHTRIGTVGRPLPGVTVRIADDGEILIKGDLVFQGYWRNPEATASALTDDGWFHSGDLGELDGDGYLSITGRKKEIIVTAGGKNVAPAVLEDPVRAHPLISQCVVVGDRKPFIAALITIDEEAWPNWLAGHGHPAGTPVAELAEDPILRAEVQSAVDSANQLVSRAEAIKSFRILSGDFSEATGEMTPSMKVKRDVVHRKHAAEIAAIYGS
- a CDS encoding SRPBCC family protein; amino-acid sequence: MTDFSTQSIVIAAPPERVAAVICDFARYPEWTEAVKSVEVVQEYEDGYASQVRFVLDAGVLTDEYTLAYEYAEDISRIQWHLAAPSKMQKAQDGSYDIEDNGDGTSTVTYTLAVDLSVGMLGMFRRKAEKMIMDAALKQLKQRVETSATAQ
- a CDS encoding ROK family glucokinase, with the protein product MTLTIGVDVGGTKVAGGVVDDAGVVLAQTRRETPADDAAKTRDVIIEVVTELAAGREIEAVGIGAAGWIDATRSTVLFAPNLAWRDEPLRDHVRSAVELPVIVENDANVAAWAEFRYGAARHADDSMVMFTIGTGVGGGIVLGGELVRGSHGVAAELGHMLAVPDGHRCGCGRLGCIEQYASGSALVRFARAGARQEPRRASGLLELGGGDVDAITGPMVTAAAKAGDQVSIEAFAQLGRWLGIGLADLAQILDPQVLVVGGGVVDAGDLLLGPTTRSFMDSLAQRGRIPVAEVRPAELGNSAGVIGAADLARRR
- a CDS encoding endonuclease/exonuclease/phosphatase family protein; its protein translation is MVHAQPVDQEPEAVRLRVLSYNVHGQRDDTAALAAAVRSVEPDVVIVQEAPRRFRWRQRCAALADRLALVVAGGGLPSLGNLLLTNLRVQVLRTWCRQFPLTPGRHMRGAAFAECAIGSARFVVAGSHLSTDATERPGQATLLKADLAAVHLPLILGADLNENSGGAAWRTLADGLTDAAVAADRADRCTYSCANPRDRIDALFVSSQFRVVDYDVVDTEQTRRASDHFPVLVDLLLPVTRA
- a CDS encoding TetR/AcrR family transcriptional regulator, coding for MGTTSRTKAEQRRESMTALIAEGRRMFAQDGFAAVNLNEVARAAGMTKGALYHHFGSKTGLFRAVVEQVQRDVADRVAAAADAEGDPWSQLLAGCQAFLTAGSDPEVQRIMLLDGPTVLGWQEWRAMDETYSARHLTEALTALMQDGTLGEQPVGPLTRLLSGAMNETALWLAQSTDPSDLADASAALTRLLEGIRQVSPGRAAPPPSDQRHRVGS
- a CDS encoding VOC family protein, which produces MTLTSFYPVICARRVAESRAFYTEHFGFEVTFEADWYVSLRRPESPHYELALLDHTHETLPAAYRHPVRGLILNFEVADVDAEYERLVVQAGLKLELPLRSEEFGQRHFIVAAPDDVLIDVITPIPPSESFASQYAAP
- a CDS encoding flavin-containing monooxygenase; translated protein: MSTSADHDRPDFSFGDNESGSAASHPGGRSVYDRGGAVCVIGAGASGLTAIKNLKEYGFDVDCYERETGVGGAWNWRHDRSPVYASTHLISSKPFTQFPDFLMPDSWPDYPHHSQLLSYLDRYADHFDLRPHIWFGTEVVRVEPVDGHRWDVTTRSTGGYGTERTSRYAAVVVANGHNWSPKLPSYEGLDEFRGQVMHASAYKEATQLRGKRVLVVGAGNTGCDIAVEAGQQAAKCWHSSRRGYWYAPKYVFGRPTDQVNDRVLAMRLPLWLRQWLFHRTLRLTVGDLTRFGLPRPDHKVYETHPIANSQLVYYIGHGAVTPVPEIIQFRSYSVKLSDGQEIEPDLVVFATGYLPRFEFLAPEILGTNADGRPALYLNAFPRRHPTLAVAGLLQPDSGVFPLVHWQTVAIARWLRLRETAPERATSFAARIDTDAGRRFNRAKVKDSSRHWFEIGHVDYLRALQRTLDELETAP
- a CDS encoding alpha/beta hydrolase, whose translation is MSAKGGQVRVMRVKDWTHPVRAVRREVLTATPEVDEGKPPVLFVPGFGHGAWAFTEHWLEHTASRGFPAHAMSLRGHGGSGPAPEATLRAYTHDVAQVAASLPRQAVLVGHGAGALVVTHALARYPARAGVLVAPVFGGWGTAGVALLRNPVGTLPAIFGGRLRLSRRQLFSRELPDAAARGYTGRLGRAGKRAQWQLLTHREPEPAVGNPPMLVLGSPDDRVVSAAALGRAARRYGAAPLLFPGMGHDLMLDARWREPIDAILDWLDKER